The Lonsdalea populi genome window below encodes:
- the tkt gene encoding transketolase, with product MSSRKELANAIRALSMDGVQKAKSGHPGAPMGMADIAEVLWRDYLNHNPANPHWANRDRFVLSNGHASMLIYSLLHLTGYDLPLEELKNFRQLHSKTPGHPEVGYTPGVETTTGPLGQGIANAVGMAIAERTLAAQFNRPGHNIVDHHTYTFLGDGCMMEGISHEVCSLAGTLKLGKLTAFYDDNGISIDGHITGWFTDDTAARFEAYGWHVIRGIDGHDADAIKRAIGQAQLVTDKPSLLMCKTVIGFGSPNKQGTHEVHGAALGDAEVAATRQNIGWSYGPFEIPAEIYAEWDARDAGQRKEADWNKAFDAYASAYPDLAAEFRRRVDGELPANWQTDSAKYVEELQANPASIASRKASQNALESYGKLLPEFLGGSADLAPSNLTMWSGSKPLNEDPAGNYIHYGVREFGMTAIANGIGLHGGFIPYTATFLMFVEYARNAVRMAALMKLRSIYVYTHDSIGLGEDGPTHQPVEQLASLRVTPNLSTWRPADQVETAVAWKYAIERQDGPTALILSRQNLAQQERTAEQLANIAKGAYVLKDSDGQPDLILIATGSEVELAVAAWQQLTNDGVKARVVSMPSTDAFDKQDGAYRESVLPAAVSARVAVEAGIADYWYKYVGLNGAIVGMTTFGESAPAELLFKEFGFTTENVVAKAKALLK from the coding sequence ATGTCCTCTCGTAAAGAACTTGCCAATGCTATCCGTGCGTTGAGCATGGATGGTGTGCAGAAGGCCAAATCTGGCCATCCGGGCGCACCGATGGGTATGGCCGATATCGCCGAAGTCCTGTGGCGTGACTACCTCAATCATAACCCTGCTAACCCGCACTGGGCCAACCGCGACCGCTTCGTGCTGTCCAACGGCCACGCCTCTATGCTGATTTACAGCCTGCTGCACCTGACCGGCTACGATCTGCCGCTGGAAGAGCTGAAGAACTTCCGTCAACTGCACTCGAAAACGCCGGGTCACCCGGAAGTCGGCTATACGCCGGGCGTCGAAACGACCACGGGTCCGCTGGGACAGGGGATCGCGAATGCGGTCGGTATGGCTATCGCCGAGCGCACGCTGGCGGCGCAGTTCAACCGTCCCGGGCATAACATCGTCGATCACCACACTTATACGTTCCTGGGCGATGGCTGCATGATGGAAGGGATCTCGCATGAGGTCTGTTCACTGGCGGGGACGCTGAAACTCGGCAAACTGACGGCGTTCTACGATGACAACGGCATTTCCATCGACGGTCATATCACCGGTTGGTTTACCGACGATACGGCTGCGCGCTTCGAAGCCTACGGCTGGCATGTGATCCGCGGTATCGACGGTCACGATGCGGATGCGATCAAACGTGCTATTGGCCAAGCGCAGTTGGTGACCGACAAACCCTCTCTGCTGATGTGCAAAACGGTCATCGGCTTCGGTTCACCGAACAAGCAGGGCACGCATGAAGTGCACGGCGCGGCGCTGGGCGATGCCGAAGTGGCCGCGACCCGTCAAAACATCGGCTGGAGCTACGGTCCGTTCGAAATCCCGGCAGAAATCTACGCCGAGTGGGATGCCCGCGATGCGGGACAGCGCAAAGAGGCTGACTGGAACAAGGCGTTCGACGCATACGCCAGCGCCTATCCGGATTTGGCCGCTGAATTCCGTCGTCGGGTCGACGGCGAACTGCCGGCAAACTGGCAGACGGATTCCGCTAAGTATGTTGAAGAGCTGCAGGCCAACCCAGCCAGCATCGCCAGCCGTAAGGCTTCGCAGAATGCGCTGGAGAGCTACGGTAAACTGCTGCCTGAATTCCTGGGCGGCTCAGCGGATTTGGCGCCAAGCAACCTGACCATGTGGTCTGGCTCCAAGCCGCTGAATGAAGATCCGGCGGGCAACTACATCCACTACGGCGTGCGAGAGTTCGGCATGACCGCTATCGCCAACGGGATCGGCCTGCACGGCGGTTTCATTCCTTACACCGCCACCTTCCTGATGTTCGTGGAGTACGCTCGCAACGCGGTCCGTATGGCGGCGCTGATGAAACTGCGCAGCATCTACGTTTATACCCATGATTCCATCGGTCTGGGTGAAGATGGCCCGACTCACCAGCCTGTTGAACAACTGGCCAGTCTGCGCGTGACGCCGAACCTGAGCACCTGGCGTCCGGCCGATCAGGTTGAGACCGCTGTGGCATGGAAATATGCAATTGAACGTCAAGACGGTCCTACCGCGCTGATCCTGTCTCGTCAGAACCTGGCGCAGCAGGAACGCACCGCTGAGCAACTGGCGAATATCGCCAAAGGCGCTTACGTACTGAAAGACAGCGACGGTCAGCCCGACCTGATCCTGATCGCGACCGGTTCTGAAGTGGAGCTGGCCGTGGCGGCCTGGCAGCAACTGACGAACGACGGCGTGAAGGCGCGCGTGGTTTCCATGCCTTCTACTGACGCGTTCGATAAGCAGGATGGCGCGTACCGTGAATCCGTATTGCCTGCCGCCGTGAGCGCGCGCGTGGCGGTGGAAGCCGGTATTGCCGACTACTGGTACAAGTATGTGGGCCTGAACGGAGCGATTGTCGGCATGACCACCTTCGGCGAGTCTGCGCCAGCCGAGCTGCTGTTCAAAGAGTTTGGCTTCACGACCGAAAACGTGGTCGCTAAAGCGAAAGCCTTGCTGAAATAA
- the loiP gene encoding metalloprotease LoiP — MKLRVSLLAIVMATSLSGCKSMDAAQMLQSGTQAFKAASLSDSDVKTLSAQSCQEMDKEASIAPANSKYTKRLNKIANSLGHDINGTPANYKVYLAKDVNAWAMANGCLRVYSGLMDMMTDNEVEGVLGHEMGHVALGHSRKAMQVAYAAEAARSAAASVGGVAATLSKSQLADLGEALVNAQFSQAQESQADDYSFDLLTKRGVNREGLATSFDKLAKLDAGRDSSMFDSHPASKERAEHIRKRIAENK; from the coding sequence ATGAAATTACGAGTTTCACTATTAGCTATCGTCATGGCTACGTCATTGAGCGGCTGTAAGAGCATGGACGCAGCACAAATGCTGCAGTCCGGCACCCAGGCTTTCAAAGCCGCCTCTCTGAGTGATTCAGACGTTAAAACGCTGAGCGCGCAGTCTTGCCAGGAAATGGACAAAGAGGCGAGCATCGCCCCCGCCAACAGCAAGTACACCAAACGCCTGAACAAAATCGCCAACTCACTCGGTCACGATATCAACGGTACTCCGGCTAACTACAAAGTTTACCTGGCGAAAGACGTCAACGCCTGGGCGATGGCTAACGGCTGCCTCCGCGTATACAGCGGCCTGATGGACATGATGACCGATAATGAAGTCGAAGGCGTACTGGGCCACGAAATGGGCCACGTCGCGCTGGGCCATAGCCGTAAAGCCATGCAGGTCGCTTATGCGGCAGAAGCCGCACGTTCCGCTGCCGCGTCCGTGGGCGGCGTCGCCGCTACGCTGTCCAAGTCTCAGTTGGCCGATCTGGGCGAAGCGCTGGTCAACGCGCAGTTCTCACAGGCTCAGGAATCCCAGGCCGATGACTACTCCTTCGATCTGCTGACAAAACGTGGCGTCAACCGCGAAGGTCTGGCGACCAGCTTCGACAAACTGGCGAAGTTAGATGCAGGCCGTGACAGCAGCATGTTTGACTCCCACCCGGCGTCCAAAGAACGTGCTGAACATATCCGCAAGCGTATCGCCGAAAACAAATAA
- the speA gene encoding biosynthetic arginine decarboxylase, with amino-acid sequence MSDDMIHPRSSAAGKLDNVRSMQEVAMSDRDASEMLRTYNIAWWGNNYYDVNELGHITVCPNPDVPGARVDLAHLVKERQGKEDRRLPALFCFPQILKHRLRSINGAFQRARESFGYEGRYFLVYPIKVNQHRRVIESLVNAGEPLGLEAGSKAELMAVLGHAGMTRTVIVCNGYKDREYIRLALIGEKLGHKVYLVIEKMSEIRVVLEEAERLNVVPRLGVRARLASQGSGKWQSSGGEKSKFGLAAVQVLQLVEMLREANRLESLQLLHFHLGSQLANIRDIATGVRESARFYVELHKLGVNIQCFDVGGGLGVDYEGTRSQSDCSVNYGLNEYANNVIWGIGDACNEHGLPHPMVITESGRALTAHHTVLVSNIIGVERNEFSEPEAPVEDAPRALESMWSTWNEITQTGNRRSLREWLHDSQMDLYDVHTQYAHGMLDLTQRAKAEQLYLSICQRIQQQLDPSNRAHRPIIDELQERMADKLYVNFSLFQSMPDAWGIDQLFPVLPLEGLDKLPERRAVLLDITCDSDGAIDHYIDGDGIATTMPMPPYNPEDPPLLGFFMVGAYQEILGNMHNLFGDTATVDVFVGEDGKVDVVESDEGDTVADMLEYVQLNPDVLMSRFRDQVKAAQLQPELRAQFLHEFETGLYGYTYLEDE; translated from the coding sequence ATGTCTGACGACATGATCCATCCACGCTCGTCAGCGGCGGGTAAGCTCGACAATGTACGCTCCATGCAGGAGGTGGCTATGAGCGATCGCGATGCCAGTGAGATGCTGCGCACCTACAACATTGCCTGGTGGGGCAATAACTATTATGACGTCAACGAGCTGGGGCATATTACCGTCTGTCCCAATCCGGACGTGCCTGGAGCACGTGTCGATTTGGCGCATTTGGTGAAAGAGCGTCAGGGCAAAGAAGATCGTCGTTTGCCCGCGCTGTTCTGCTTCCCGCAAATTCTGAAGCACCGCCTGCGCTCCATCAACGGCGCGTTCCAGCGTGCGCGCGAATCTTTCGGCTACGAAGGCCGCTACTTTTTGGTTTATCCGATCAAGGTGAACCAGCATCGCAGGGTAATCGAGTCGCTAGTGAACGCCGGCGAACCGCTGGGACTGGAAGCCGGTTCCAAGGCGGAGCTGATGGCGGTACTTGGCCATGCCGGCATGACCCGCACCGTCATCGTCTGCAACGGTTACAAAGACCGCGAATATATTCGCCTGGCGCTGATTGGCGAAAAACTGGGGCACAAAGTGTACCTGGTGATTGAAAAAATGTCGGAAATCCGAGTCGTGCTGGAAGAGGCGGAGCGCCTGAACGTGGTGCCGCGCCTTGGCGTGCGCGCTCGGCTGGCCTCTCAGGGCTCCGGCAAATGGCAGTCCAGCGGCGGCGAAAAATCCAAATTCGGACTGGCGGCCGTACAGGTGTTGCAACTGGTCGAAATGCTGCGCGAGGCCAACCGTCTGGAAAGCCTGCAATTGCTGCATTTCCATCTCGGCTCTCAGCTGGCGAATATCCGCGATATCGCCACCGGCGTGCGCGAATCGGCCCGCTTCTATGTCGAACTGCACAAGCTGGGCGTGAATATCCAGTGCTTCGACGTGGGCGGCGGTTTGGGCGTGGACTATGAAGGGACGCGCTCGCAGTCGGACTGCTCCGTGAACTATGGCCTGAACGAATACGCCAACAACGTGATCTGGGGGATCGGCGACGCCTGTAACGAACATGGCCTGCCGCATCCGATGGTGATCACCGAGTCCGGCCGCGCCTTGACCGCGCACCATACCGTGCTTGTCTCCAACATCATCGGCGTGGAGCGCAACGAATTCAGCGAGCCGGAAGCGCCGGTTGAAGACGCGCCGCGCGCGCTGGAAAGCATGTGGTCGACCTGGAACGAAATCACCCAAACGGGCAATCGTCGCTCCTTGCGCGAATGGCTGCACGACAGCCAGATGGACCTGTACGATGTCCACACGCAATATGCGCACGGCATGCTGGATCTGACGCAGCGGGCAAAGGCGGAACAGCTTTATCTGAGCATTTGCCAGCGGATCCAGCAGCAGCTCGATCCCAGCAATCGCGCGCACCGGCCGATCATCGATGAACTGCAGGAGCGCATGGCGGACAAGCTGTACGTCAACTTCTCGCTGTTCCAGTCTATGCCGGATGCGTGGGGGATCGACCAACTGTTCCCGGTATTGCCGCTGGAAGGACTGGATAAACTGCCGGAACGTCGCGCGGTCTTGCTGGATATTACCTGCGATTCCGATGGCGCGATCGACCATTATATTGATGGCGACGGTATTGCCACGACCATGCCGATGCCGCCGTATAATCCGGAAGATCCGCCGCTGCTGGGCTTCTTTATGGTGGGCGCCTATCAGGAAATTCTGGGCAACATGCATAACCTGTTCGGCGACACGGCCACCGTGGACGTTTTCGTCGGCGAAGACGGCAAAGTCGACGTTGTGGAATCGGATGAAGGTGATACGGTCGCGGATATGCTGGAGTATGTGCAATTGAATCCGGATGTGCTGATGTCTCGCTTCCGCGATCAGGTGAAAGCGGCGCAGCTACAGCCGGAGCTGCGGGCGCAGTTCCTGCATGAGTTCGAAACCGGGCTTTATGGTTACACCTACCTCGAAGACGAATAA
- the epd gene encoding erythrose-4-phosphate dehydrogenase — translation MTIRIAINGFGRIGRSILRALYESGRRAEISVVAINELANAEGIAHLLKYDSSHGRFSWDVGQKCDQLYVGDDVIRLLHEPQLQNLPWRELGVDIVLDCSGVYGSRADGEAHLAAGARKVLFSHPGTPDLDATVVYGVNQDDLRSEHRLVSNASCTTNCIIPVIKLLDDAFGIESGTVTTIHASMNDQPVIDAYHHDLRRTRAASQSIIPVDTKLAAGITRFFPKFQDRFEAISVRVPTTNVTAIDLSVSVRSKVNVCEINGLLQSSARGAFRGIVDYTELPLVSADFNHDPHSAIVDGTQTRVSGHHLIKTLVWCDNEWGFANRMLDTTRAMAACGF, via the coding sequence ATGACGATCCGTATTGCGATAAACGGTTTTGGTCGGATAGGACGCAGCATACTGCGGGCTCTCTATGAGTCCGGACGGCGCGCCGAAATCTCCGTCGTCGCGATCAATGAGCTGGCGAATGCCGAAGGGATCGCCCACCTGCTTAAGTACGACAGCAGCCATGGACGTTTTTCGTGGGATGTCGGTCAGAAATGCGACCAGCTGTACGTGGGGGATGACGTCATTCGCCTGCTGCACGAGCCGCAGTTGCAAAACCTGCCCTGGAGAGAACTGGGCGTGGACATTGTGCTGGATTGCAGCGGCGTTTACGGCAGCCGGGCCGACGGTGAAGCGCATCTGGCCGCAGGCGCCCGCAAGGTGCTGTTTTCGCATCCCGGCACGCCGGATCTGGACGCCACCGTGGTGTACGGCGTCAACCAGGATGATTTACGGTCCGAGCACCGTCTGGTGTCGAATGCATCCTGCACCACCAACTGTATTATTCCCGTGATAAAACTGCTCGATGACGCGTTTGGCATTGAAAGCGGTACGGTCACCACCATTCATGCCTCCATGAACGATCAACCGGTGATTGACGCCTATCACCATGATTTACGTCGCACGCGTGCGGCCAGCCAGTCAATCATTCCGGTGGATACCAAACTGGCTGCGGGAATTACGCGTTTTTTCCCGAAGTTCCAGGATCGTTTCGAAGCGATTTCCGTGCGGGTGCCCACCACGAACGTCACGGCGATCGATCTAAGCGTTAGCGTGAGAAGTAAAGTAAACGTTTGTGAAATCAACGGCCTACTGCAAAGCTCAGCGCGAGGGGCATTTCGTGGTATAGTTGACTACACAGAATTACCGTTAGTTTCAGCCGATTTTAATCACGATCCGCACAGCGCGATCGTGGACGGAACACAAACCCGGGTCAGTGGACATCATCTGATAAAAACACTGGTCTGGTGCGATAACGAATGGGGCTTCGCCAACCGAATGTTGGATACCACTCGGGCAATGGCGGCCTGCGGATTCTAG